A single window of Populus nigra chromosome 17, ddPopNigr1.1, whole genome shotgun sequence DNA harbors:
- the LOC133677040 gene encoding transcription factor bHLH106-like → MQPENCSENSQLYRFLAENGMINVGAYGFPGAAMQTLCTSSSTSYHNNNYHFESSVITDMTPQDRALAALKNHKEAEKRRRERINSHLDKLRGLLLCNSKTDKASLLAKVVQRVRELKQQTSELSGLESFPSETDEVTVLSGEYSSDGQLIFKASLCCEDRLDLMPDLNEILKSLHLKTLKAEMVTLGGRIRNVLIIAADKDHSVESVHFLQNALKSLLERSNSSEKSKRRRILDRKLAIQ, encoded by the exons ATGCAGCCTGAAAACTGCTCAGAGAATTCACAGTTGTACCGCTTTCTTGCAGAGAATGGAATGATTAACGTTGGAGCATATGGTTTCCCAGGCGCCGCGATGCAAACCTTGTGTACCTCATCATCCACCTCCTACCATAACAATAATTATCACTTTGAAAGTTCTGTAATCACTGATATGACACCACAAGATAGAGCTCTTGCTGCTTTGAAGAATCATAAGGAAGCtgagaagagaaggagagagaggatTAACTCTCATCTTGATAAGCTTAGAGGCCTCCTTCTTTGCAATTCCAAG ACAGACAAAGCTTCACTTCTAGCAAAGGTTGTTCAAAGAGTTAGAGAGCTGAAACAACAAACCTCAGAGCTTTCTGGACTTGAAAGTTTCCCATCAGAAACAGATGAAGTCACTGTACTCTCTGGTGAATATTCAAGCGATGGACAGCTAATATTTAAGGCATCTCTTTGTTGTGAAGACCGGTTGGATCTCATGCCAGACCTAAATGAGATACTGAAATCTCTACATTTGAAGACATTGAAAGCTGAGATGGTAACACTAGGAGGAAGAATTAGGAATGTTCTTATCATTGCGGCCGACAAAGATCATAGTGTTGAGTCGgtccatttcttgcaaaatGCATTGAAATCTTTGCTAGAACGCTCGAATTCTAGCGAGAAATCGAAAAGGCGAAGGATATTAGACCGAAAATTAGCAATCCAATGA
- the LOC133677703 gene encoding probable auxin efflux carrier component 1b → MISFVDLYHVLTAVVPLYVAMILAYGSVKWWKIFSPDQCSGINRFVALFAVPLLSFHFISTNNPYAMNLRFIAADTLQKIIVLVVLAIWSRASSRGSLEWSITLFSLSSLPNTLVMGIPLLKGMYGHSSGSLMVQIVVLQCIIWYTLMLFLFEYRGARILIGEQFPDTAGSIISFRVDSDILSLDGREPLQTEAEVGEDGKLHVTVRKSTSSRSEVFSHMSHGLNSGLSLTPRPSNLTNAEIYSLQSSRNPTPRASSFNHTDFYSMVNGKNASPRHSNFTNLQFDEESGGLGVFGNVPRANGSAYPAPPNAGIFSPGGKKKANGAENGKDLHMFVWSSSASPVSEGGLHVFKGGDYGNDLGGVAHHKDYDEFGRDEFSFGNRPGPNGVDRDGPVLSKLGSSSTAELHPKSAANGEAKPTVMPPTSVMTRLILIMVWRKLIRNPNTYSSLIGLTWSLVSFKWNIMMPAIIADSIAILSNAGLGMAMFSLGLFMALQPRIIACGNSIASFAMGVRFLTGPAVMAAASFAVGLRGDLLRIAIVQAALPQGIVPFVFAKEYNVHPDILSTGVIFGMLIALPITLVYYILLGL, encoded by the exons ATGATCAGTTTCGTAGACCTCTACCATGTCCTTACAGCTGTGGTACCCCTCTATGTGGCCATGATTTTGGCTTATGGTTCTGTCAAATGGTGGAAAATCTTTAGCCCTGATCAATGTTCAGGGATCAACAGATTTGTTGCTCTGTTTGCAGTGCCCTTGCTTTCTTTTCACTTCATTTCCACCAACAACCCCTATGCTATGAACTTAAGGTTCATTGCTGCAGATACtcttcaaaaaattattgtctTGGTGGTTTTAGCTATTTGGTCCAGAGCTAGCTCCAGAGGCTCCCTTGAATGGTCCATTACTTTGTTTTCACTCTCTAGTCTCCCAAACACTCTTGTTATGGGCATCCCTTTGTTGAAGGGAATGTATGGACATTCCTCAGGGAGTCTCATGGTCCAAATAGTTGTTCTTCAATGCATAATATGGTACACATTGATGCTGTTCTTGTTTGAGTATAGAGGAGCTAGAATCTTGATTGGTGAACAGTTTCCTGACACAGCTGGCTCTATAATATCCTTCAGGGTTGATTCTGATATTCTTTCTTTAGATGGTAGAGAGCCATTGCAAACCGAGGCTGAAGTCGGTGAAGATGGGAAGTTACATGTTACTGTTCGGAAATCAACTAGTTCAAGATCAGAAGTTTTTTCTCACATGTCCCACGGTCTAAATTCTGGTCTTTCATTGACTCCTAGACCATCTAATTTGACCAATGCAGAGATATACTCTCTACAATCCTCAAGGAATCCTACCCCAAGAGCATCGAGTTTTAACCATACCGATTTTTATTCCATGGTTAATGGCAAGAATGCGAGTCCAAGACACTCTAACTTCACTAACTTGCAATTCGATGAAGAAAGTGGAGGACTTGGGGTATTTGGTAATGTTCCAAGAGCAAATGGAAGTGCTTATCCTGCTCCACCAAATGCTGGAATCTTTTCTCCTGGGGGTAAAAAGAAGGCAAATGGGGCTGAGAATGGCAAGGATTTGCATATGTTTGTTTGGAGTTCAAGTGCTTCACCAGTATCTGAAGGTGGCCTACATGTCTTTAAGGGAGGGGATTATGGCAATGACCTCGGTGGGGTAGCTCACCATAAAG ATTATGATGAGTTTGGTCGAGATGAGTTCAGCTTTGGAAACAGACCTGGACCTAATGGGGTGGATCGGGATGGTCCAGTGCTTTCTAAGCTTGGTTCAAGCTCTACAGCCGAGCTACACCCAAAGAGTGCTGCTAATGGTGAAGCCAAGCCAACTGTTATGCCTCCTACAAGCGTTATGACAAGACTCATTCTCATTATGGTGTGGAGAAAACTTATAAGAAATCCAAATACCTATTCCAGCCTGATTGGCCTCACCTGGTCTCTTGTTTCATTCAA GTGGAACATAATGATGCCCGCGATCATTGCTGATTCAATAGCTATTCTATCTAATGCTGGTCTTGGGATGGCCATGTTTAGTCTTG GTTTGTTCATGGCATTGCAGCCTAGGATTATCGCCTGTGGAAACTCAATTGCTTCCTTTGCCATGGGTGTTAGATTCCTCACAGGTCCTGCAGTCATGGCTGCTGCTTCGTTTGCTGTTGGTCTACGAGGAGATCTGCTGCGCATTGCCATAGTGCAG GCAGCTCTTCCACAAGGGATTGTGCCCTTTGTCTTTgcaaaagaatataatgttcATCCTGACATACTGAGCACTGG AGTTATATTTGGGATGCTAATTGCTCTACCCATCACACTGGTGTACTACATTTTGCTGGGACTTTGA